The sequence below is a genomic window from Kitasatospora kifunensis.
CGCCGCAGGACGCGCTGGGCGGCAACTTCCTGAACACGCCGTGGGAGTCGGTCGCCACCGCGATGCACATCTCGGCGTACTCGCTGAAGTCGCTGACCATGGCCTGCCTGCCGCTGATGGCCGAGGGCGGCTCGGTGGTCGGCCTGACCTTCGACGCGCAGCTGGCCTGGCCGCAGTACGACTGGATGGGCCCGGCCAAGGCGGCGCTGGAGGCCACCTCCCGCTACCTGGCCCGCGACCTGGGCAAGCAGGGCGTGCGCTGCAACCTCGTCTCGGCCGGCCCGATCAAGTCGATGGCCGCCAAGTCCATCCCGGGCTTCGAGCAGCTGGCCGACACCTGGAACCACCGCTCGCCGCTGAGCTGGGACGTCTCCGACCCGGAGCCGGCCGGGCGCGGCGTGGTGGCGCTGCTGTCGGACTGGTTCCCGAAGACCACGGGCGAGATCGTCCACGTGGACGGCGGGCTGCACGCGATCGGCGCCTGAGCCTGGCTCCACGGGCCCGCTGAACGGGCGACGCCCCCCGGTACCTCGGTACCGGGGGGCGTCGCCCGTTCGTGTTCCCGCCGGCACGTCAGTCCGGCACGTCAGTGCTCGGCCGCTTCCAGTCGGCTGCAGGCGCCGATCACCGTCGAGGACTGGGTGGCGGCCGCCGCCGCGTCGCCGTCCCGGATGGCGACGAGGATGCGGTCGTGGGCGATGTAGCGCTCGGGGGAGAGCACCGGGCCGATGTCCTGGCGCAGGTGCTCCCGGGTCACCTCGCCGAGATCGGCGTAGAGCGTGGCCAGCACGTCGTTGTGGGCGGCGGCCACCACCGCCTGGTGGAAGGCGGCGTCGGCCTGCACGAAGACCTCGGCGTCGCCGCCGAACCAGGCCTCCTCGCGTCTGGACAGGGTGGTCTCCAGCAGCGCCAGGTCCCGCTCGGTGCGCCGCTCGGCGGCCAGCGCCGCCGCCGAGGCCTCCAGCAGCGAGCGCAGCTCGGCGACCTGCTCGGGATCGGCGTCGGCGAACCGGCGGTGCATCACCCCGGCCAGCTCGCTGGTGGCCAGCACGTAGGTGCCCGAGCCCTGGCGGATGTCCAGCAGCCCGTTGTGGGCCAGTGCGCGGACCGCCTCGCGCACGGTGTTGCGGGCCACGCCCAACTGCTCGACCAGCGCGCTCTCGGTGGGGATGCGGGAGCCGACCGGCCACTCGCCCGAGGTGATCTGGGCCCGCAGCTGGGCGATCACCTGGTCGGCCAGCGGGGTGCGCCGCGGCGAGGACAGCGTCATGGTGCTCCTTGGGGTGACTCGGGGTAGGACCATCTTCCCCCCAGAGAGTGGCCCAATGGCGCCGCTAATTCATCCCATCATTCTATGATGACGTCCATGTCCTCCGCTGTAGACGCCACGACTGAAGACGCCACGACTGAAGACGCCGCGACCAAAGACGCCGCGACCGCCGCGACCGATGCGACCGAGTCGGGCGCCGGCAGCGCAGGCTCGAGCCCGACGGCCGCCGGTCACCCCCGCGCCCGCCTGCTCGGCTGGCTGCTGGCCGCCGCGGTGGCGCTGGCCGCCGTCAACCTGCGTCCCGTCGTCACCAGCCTCGGGCCGCTGCTCCACCGGGTCCGCGACGACCTGCACATGAGCGCCACGGTGGCCGGACTGCTCACCGCCGTGCCCTCGTTCTGCTTCGCGGTCTTCGGCTTCGCGGCTCCGGCGCTGGCCCGCCGGTTCGGGCCGATCGTGGTGGTCACCGCCGGGATGGGCGCGATCACGGCCGGCGTCGCCGCCCGCTCGTTCGCCGGCGGGACGGCCGTCTTCCTGCTGCTCACCGCGCTCGCGCTGGCCGGGGTCGCGGTGGCCAACGTGCTGCTCCCGGTGGTGATCAAGCGCTACTTCCCCGACCGGGTCGGTTCGATGATCGGCCTGTACTCGATGGCGCTGTCGGCCGGCACCGCCCTGGCGGCAGCCGTCACCGTGCCGCTGACCAGTACGCTCGGCGGCAGCTGGCGCGTGGGGCTGGGCGTCTGGGCGCTGCTGGGCGGGCTCGGGCTGCTGCCCTGGCTGCTGACCCTGCTGCTGCGCCGCGCCGGGCGCTCGGGCGCCGGGTCTGCGGGCGGGACGTCGGCGGGTGCGGGTGCGGGTGCGGGTGCGCAGGCGGGTACGGGTGACCGGCTGGCGATCACGCGGAGCAGGACCGCCTGGGCGCTGGGCTGCTTCTTCGGTCTGCAGGCCACCGGCGCCTACGCCGTGATGGGCTGGCTCCCGCAGATCTTCCAGGACGCCGGGGTGAGCACCGGTACCTCGGGCGTGCTGCTGGCGCTCACCATGGCGATCGGGGTGCCGGTCTCCTTCGTGCTGCCCAACTGGGCCGCCCGGCGCGGCGATCAGCGGATCTTCGTGGTGGGACTGGCCGGCTGCGGGATCGTCGCCTACCTGGGCCTGGCGCTCGCGCCGGTCGGCGGGGCGTGGCTGTGGGCGGTGCTGCTTGGCCTGTCCAACTGCGCCTTCCCGCTGACCTTGACAATGATCGGCCTGCGGGCGCGGACCAGCGGCGGGGTGGCGCAGCTGTCCGCCTTCGCACA
It includes:
- the fabI gene encoding enoyl-ACP reductase FabI, encoding MSGILDGKRILITGVLMESSIAFHTAKLAQEQGAEIILTAFPRPSLTERIAKKLPRPENVKVLELDVSNTEHLDRLADQVREHLGSLDGVVHSIGFAPQDALGGNFLNTPWESVATAMHISAYSLKSLTMACLPLMAEGGSVVGLTFDAQLAWPQYDWMGPAKAALEATSRYLARDLGKQGVRCNLVSAGPIKSMAAKSIPGFEQLADTWNHRSPLSWDVSDPEPAGRGVVALLSDWFPKTTGEIVHVDGGLHAIGA
- a CDS encoding FadR/GntR family transcriptional regulator, with amino-acid sequence MTLSSPRRTPLADQVIAQLRAQITSGEWPVGSRIPTESALVEQLGVARNTVREAVRALAHNGLLDIRQGSGTYVLATSELAGVMHRRFADADPEQVAELRSLLEASAAALAAERRTERDLALLETTLSRREEAWFGGDAEVFVQADAAFHQAVVAAAHNDVLATLYADLGEVTREHLRQDIGPVLSPERYIAHDRILVAIRDGDAAAAATQSSTVIGACSRLEAAEH
- a CDS encoding MFS transporter; translated protein: MSSAVDATTEDATTEDAATKDAATAATDATESGAGSAGSSPTAAGHPRARLLGWLLAAAVALAAVNLRPVVTSLGPLLHRVRDDLHMSATVAGLLTAVPSFCFAVFGFAAPALARRFGPIVVVTAGMGAITAGVAARSFAGGTAVFLLLTALALAGVAVANVLLPVVIKRYFPDRVGSMIGLYSMALSAGTALAAAVTVPLTSTLGGSWRVGLGVWALLGGLGLLPWLLTLLLRRAGRSGAGSAGGTSAGAGAGAGAQAGTGDRLAITRSRTAWALGCFFGLQATGAYAVMGWLPQIFQDAGVSTGTSGVLLALTMAIGVPVSFVLPNWAARRGDQRIFVVGLAGCGIVAYLGLALAPVGGAWLWAVLLGLSNCAFPLTLTMIGLRARTSGGVAQLSAFAQGIGYLISIPGPILVGTLYQRTNGWYLPLAFLTVLLVPQVLIGLRAARARHIEDEVG